The following proteins are co-located in the Sulfurospirillum deleyianum DSM 6946 genome:
- a CDS encoding DUF5625 family protein, which produces MALLSFLNAGWFSLLFGSNPDPISIPIDLSQAGSVVEREVKIEETWAYDLFLEFAVLDRKEDGGLDGKKVRKFLGFNSYNPYDGKKLGFGDYEQAKRKLGDLIDETYDCDGTIAPIKLTIHQINKDNTKKLIVDNLYMTKGYSSGAYERDIAIISLDKGKYIFRIENIEAFQEMNARKVNFIIRIHKRDK; this is translated from the coding sequence ATGGCACTACTTAGTTTTTTAAATGCAGGTTGGTTTAGCTTGCTCTTTGGTAGCAATCCAGACCCCATTAGTATTCCTATCGACTTAAGTCAAGCGGGAAGTGTGGTGGAAAGGGAAGTGAAGATAGAGGAAACGTGGGCTTATGATTTATTTTTAGAGTTTGCAGTTCTTGATCGCAAAGAAGATGGCGGACTGGATGGTAAAAAAGTAAGAAAATTTCTAGGATTTAACAGTTATAACCCGTATGATGGGAAAAAGTTAGGATTTGGAGATTATGAACAAGCAAAGCGAAAATTGGGAGATTTGATAGATGAAACGTATGATTGTGATGGAACCATTGCTCCTATCAAATTAACAATACATCAAATCAATAAAGACAATACGAAGAAGTTAATTGTAGATAATCTCTACATGACCAAAGGCTATAGCAGTGGAGCATACGAAAGGGATATCGCAATCATCAGTTTAGATAAAGGCAAATATATTTTTCGAATCGAAAATATTGAAGCATTTCAGGAAATGAATGCTCGAAAAGTCAATTTTATTATCCGCATCCATAAAAGAGATAAATAA